A portion of the Gorilla gorilla gorilla isolate KB3781 chromosome X, NHGRI_mGorGor1-v2.1_pri, whole genome shotgun sequence genome contains these proteins:
- the ARHGAP36 gene encoding rho GTPase-activating protein 36 isoform X6, whose translation MQVEEATGQAAGRRRGNVVRRVFGRIRRFFSRRRNEPTLPREFTRRGRRGAVSVDSLAELEDGALLLQTLQLSKISFPIGQRLLGSKRKMSLNPIAKQIPQVVEACCQFIEKHGLSAVGIFTLEYSVQRVRQLREEFDQGLDVVLDDNQNVHDVAALLKEFFRDMKDSLLPDDLYMSFLLTATLKPQDQLSALQLLVYLMPPCHSDTLERLLKALHKITENCEDSIGIDGQLVPGNRMTSTNLALVFGSALLKKGKFGKRESRKTKLGIDHYVASVNVVRAMIDNWDVLFQVPPHIQRQVAKRVWKSSPEALDFIRRRNLRKIQSARIKMEEDALLSDPVETSAEARAAVLAQSKPFDEGSSEEPAVPPGTARSHDDEEGAGNPPIPEQDRPLLRVPREKEAKTGVSYFFP comes from the exons ATGCAGGTTGAAGAAGCCACCGGTCAGGCTGCGGGCCGTCGTCGGGGAAACGTGGTGCGAAGGGTGTTTGGCCGCATCCGGCGCTTTTTCAGTCGCAGGCGGAATGAGCCCACCTTGCCCCGGGAGTTCACTCGCCGTGGGCGTCGA GGTGCAGTGTCTGTGGATAGCCTGGCTGAGCTGGAAGACGGAGCCCTGCTGCTGCAGACCCTGCAGCTTTCAAAAATTTCCTTTCCAATTGGCCAACGACTTCTGGGATCCAAAAGGAAGATGAGTCTCAATCCGATTGCGAAACAAATCCCCCAGGTTGTTGAGGCTTGCTGCCAATTCATTGAAAAACATG GCTTAAGCGCAGTGGGGATTTTTACCCTTGAATACTCCGTGCAGCGAGTGCGTCAG CTCCGTGAAGAATTTGATCAAGGTCTGGATGTAGTGCTGGATGACAATCAGAATGTGCATGATGTGGCTGCACTCCTCAAGGAGTTTTTCCGTGACATGAAGGATTCTCTGCTGCCAGATGATCTGTACATGTCATTCCTCCTGACAGCAA CTTTAAAGCCCCAGGATCAGCTTTCTGCCCTGCAGTTGCTGGTCTACCTGATGCCACCCTGCCACAGTGATACCCTGGAGCGTCTGCTGAAGGCCCTGCATAAAATCACTGAGAACTGCGAGGACTCAATTGGCATTGATGGACAGTTG GTCCCAGGCAACCGTATGACTTCCACTAACTTGGCCTTGGTGTTTGGATCTGCTCTCCTGAAAAAAGGGAAGTTTGGCAAGAGAGAGTCCAGGAAAACAAAGCTGGGGATTGATCACTATGTTGCTTCTGTCAATGTGGTCCGTGCCATGATTGATAACTGGGATGTCCTCTTCCAG GTGCCTCCCCATATTCAGAGGCAGGTTGCTAAGCGCGTGTGGAAGTCCAGCCCGGAAGCACTTGATTTTATCAGACGCAGGAACTTGAGGAAGATCCA GAGTGCACGCATAAAGATGGAAGAGGATGCACTACTTTCTGATCCAGTGGAAACCTCTGCTGAAGCCCGGGCTGCTGTCCTTGCTCAAAGCAAGCCTTTTGATGAAG GTTCCTCTGAGGAGCCAGCTGTGCCTCCCGGCACTGCCCGTTCCCATGACGATGAGGAAGGAGCGGGTAACCCTCCCATTCCGGAGCAAGACCGCCCATTGCTCCGTGTGCCCCGGGAGAAGGAGGCCAAAACTGGTGTCAGCTACTTCTTTCCTTag